The Flavobacterium sp. CBA20B-1 genome includes the window CTTTTTTTTTATCTTAAAAAAAATTTTTTGAAAAAAATGCAAATTAACAAAGTTGAACTACGAAATTTAGAAATTGAAGATTATATTGGTTTAAAGAACTCTATGCTGCAAGCATACGAAGAAGGTGTAGATGATCCGTATTGGAAAAAAGAAGAAATTCGCCGATTATTAAAGATTTTTCCTGAAGGGCAAATCGTTATTGTAGTAGATGATGTTGTTGTGGGCGCTGCTTTGTCGCTGATTGTTGATGAAAGTGTTGCTCTTTCAAACCACAAATACAATGATATTATAACCGATGGAAAGTTTAATACACACAATCCTGACGGAGAAGTTTTATATGGAATAGACGTGTTCATTCACCCCAATTATCGTGGTTTGCGACTAGGAAGACGTTTGTATGATGGACGAAAAGAATTGTGTGAACAGCTCAATTTAAAATCGATTATTTTTGCCGGCCGCATTCCAAATTACCATAATTATTCCAAAGATTTAACTCCAAAGCAATATCTTGAAAAAGTAAAAACAAAGGAAATTCATGATCCTGTTATTTCGTTTCAGGTCAATAACGATTTCCACATTAAAAGATTGCTTCGCAACTATTTAGAAGGCGATCGCGATTCGCGTGATTATGCCGTTTTGCTGGAGTGGAACAATATTTCATACGATAAATCACCTGTATTAATCAATACCAAAAAAAGTGTGGTTCGCTTAGGTTTAATACAATGGCAAATGCGGCCTTTAAACAATTTAGAGGAATTTTTTGATCAGGCAGAATTTTTTATCGATGCCGTTTCGGGTTATGAAAGTGATTTTGCCACATTCCCTGAATTGTTTGTGGCACCTCTTATGGCCGATTACAACCATTTATCTGAATCGGAAGCCATACGTGAACTAGCAAAATATACCGATACCATTCAAAAACGTTTTCAAGAACTCGCCATTCAATACAATATCAATATCATCACAGGAAGTATGCCGTATTTAGATGAAAATGTTCTTTATAATGTAGGTTTTTTGTGCAAACGCGATGGATCTTCCGAAATGTACCGAAAAATACATATCACACCAAACGAACGATTATATTGGGGAATGCAGGGCGGCGATGTGATACAAACGTTTGATACCGATTGCGGAAAAATAGGTATTATTATTTGTTATGATGTAGAGTTTCCGGAACTTTCCAGACTAATGAGCGATGATGGTATGGAAATTCTTTTTGTTCCCTATTTAACCGATACGCAAAACGGATACACCCGCGTGCGTAGTTGTGCGCAAGCTCGTGCTATTGAAAACGAATGCTATGTGGCTATTACCGGTTGTGTAGGAAACCTTCCAAAAGTAAATAATATGGATATTCAATACGGGCAAGCAGCCGTTTTCACTCCATCTGATTTTGCTTTTCCAAATAATGGTGTCAAAGCCGAAGCTACACCAAATACCGAAATGACGTTGATTGTTGATGTGGAATTAAATGCTTTAAAAGAGCTACACGAATTGGGAAGTGTGCGTATTAAAAAAGATCGAAGATTGGATTTATATAAACTAAGAAAATTAAAATAAATTGAATATAGCAGTTTTAGGCGCGGGGTGGTTAGGAACCAAATTGGCACAGGTATTAAGTAAAAATCATACGGTAAAGGTTTCGGTAACTACCAATGAAAAAAAAGAGCTTTTGCAAACGCAAGGTTTGAACGCTTTTACAGTAGCGTTGTCACTAAATGGTGTATCGGGCAGTTTGGATTTTTTTAAAAATGTAGATGTTTTGATATGCACACTAACGCCACAACCCGTTGCTGTTTTTTATTCTTTAGCCGATGTATTAAAAAAACACGCTATTAAAAATATCAT containing:
- a CDS encoding carbon-nitrogen hydrolase family protein, giving the protein MQINKVELRNLEIEDYIGLKNSMLQAYEEGVDDPYWKKEEIRRLLKIFPEGQIVIVVDDVVVGAALSLIVDESVALSNHKYNDIITDGKFNTHNPDGEVLYGIDVFIHPNYRGLRLGRRLYDGRKELCEQLNLKSIIFAGRIPNYHNYSKDLTPKQYLEKVKTKEIHDPVISFQVNNDFHIKRLLRNYLEGDRDSRDYAVLLEWNNISYDKSPVLINTKKSVVRLGLIQWQMRPLNNLEEFFDQAEFFIDAVSGYESDFATFPELFVAPLMADYNHLSESEAIRELAKYTDTIQKRFQELAIQYNINIITGSMPYLDENVLYNVGFLCKRDGSSEMYRKIHITPNERLYWGMQGGDVIQTFDTDCGKIGIIICYDVEFPELSRLMSDDGMEILFVPYLTDTQNGYTRVRSCAQARAIENECYVAITGCVGNLPKVNNMDIQYGQAAVFTPSDFAFPNNGVKAEATPNTEMTLIVDVELNALKELHELGSVRIKKDRRLDLYKLRKLK